From one Streptomyces chromofuscus genomic stretch:
- a CDS encoding xanthine dehydrogenase family protein molybdopterin-binding subunit, which produces MTATIPPAIGQPLSRVDGRAKVSGTARYASEIPVPDMAYAYVVGSRIAAGRVIAIDTSAALAEEGVLAVLTHQTLPKIAEQPPLIPSLAGTAAPGQTFFPLQDDTVHYAGQQIALVVADTWERAQYAARLLRVSYAETPPVTTLDQGRGLSYEPERIFGGWVPGRIERGDVEAGLREADVRVGGTYTYAANHHHPIEPSCTTAQWDGDDLLLYDATQGVNATQMTVSRLLGVPMSRIRVIGHYAGGSFGSKAMIHAHPTLAAMAARAVGRPVKLVLTREQMFTSVGHREEQEQHITLGATHDGRLTAVRHHKLSPTSHFDDWAEPSVGTSSQIYACPHYEGVYRLFRANTMTPTFMRAPGEASGMVALECSLDELAHELGLDPIELRLRNHTDVDAMTGLPWSSSGLRECYERGAQRFGWAGRDPRPGTRRDGNWLIGTGMATACYPVAPLANPQRARARLYADGTAVVQAATPDFGTGVATVMAQVAADGLGVSVERCRFENGDTDLPNIAAAVGSAGAGMISAAVHSAASALRRQLIRSAVGDPGSPLHGADPVDVVVHDGVITAGTASESYSDLLRRTFRPDAEAAGQWKPPAHDTPYAMMTFGAQFAEVAVDAELGLVRVRRMTGAFAPGRVLNPKTARSQLMGGMLWGLGQALLEANHMRPDTGRWVNSSLGEYLVPVNADAPDVDVELIEVEDDIVNPLGVKGVGEIGQVGAAAAIANAVHHATGRRVRRLPIMIEDLL; this is translated from the coding sequence ATGACCGCGACCATCCCGCCCGCCATCGGCCAGCCCTTGAGCCGCGTCGACGGCCGCGCCAAGGTCAGTGGGACCGCGCGGTACGCGTCCGAGATCCCCGTCCCGGACATGGCCTACGCGTATGTGGTCGGCTCCCGCATCGCCGCCGGACGGGTCATCGCGATCGACACCAGTGCCGCTCTGGCCGAGGAGGGCGTGCTGGCGGTCCTCACCCACCAGACGCTGCCGAAGATCGCCGAGCAGCCGCCGCTCATTCCCTCGCTCGCCGGCACGGCGGCCCCCGGGCAGACGTTCTTCCCCCTGCAGGACGACACCGTGCACTACGCGGGTCAGCAGATCGCCCTCGTCGTCGCCGACACCTGGGAACGGGCCCAGTACGCGGCGCGCCTGCTGCGCGTCTCCTATGCGGAGACCCCTCCCGTGACCACCCTCGACCAGGGCCGTGGCCTGTCCTACGAACCCGAGCGGATCTTCGGCGGCTGGGTGCCGGGCCGCATCGAACGCGGGGACGTCGAGGCCGGGCTGCGCGAGGCGGACGTCCGGGTGGGGGGCACGTACACCTACGCGGCGAACCATCACCATCCGATCGAGCCGTCCTGCACCACGGCCCAGTGGGACGGCGACGACCTGCTGCTGTACGACGCCACCCAGGGCGTCAACGCCACACAGATGACCGTCTCCCGGCTGCTCGGCGTCCCGATGTCGAGGATCCGGGTCATCGGCCACTACGCGGGCGGCAGTTTCGGCTCCAAGGCGATGATCCACGCCCACCCGACGCTCGCCGCGATGGCGGCCCGCGCGGTCGGCAGGCCGGTCAAACTCGTCCTCACCCGCGAGCAGATGTTCACCTCGGTCGGTCACCGCGAGGAGCAGGAGCAGCACATCACGCTCGGGGCGACGCACGACGGCCGGCTGACGGCCGTACGGCACCACAAACTGTCCCCGACCTCCCACTTCGACGACTGGGCGGAACCGTCCGTCGGCACCTCCTCGCAGATCTACGCGTGCCCCCACTACGAGGGCGTCTACCGGTTGTTCCGCGCCAACACCATGACCCCCACCTTCATGCGCGCGCCGGGTGAGGCGAGCGGCATGGTCGCGCTCGAGTGCTCGCTGGACGAACTCGCCCACGAGCTCGGGTTGGACCCCATCGAGCTGCGCCTGCGCAACCACACCGACGTCGATGCGATGACGGGTCTGCCCTGGTCCAGCAGCGGCCTGCGGGAGTGCTACGAGCGCGGCGCCCAGCGCTTCGGCTGGGCCGGTCGCGATCCCCGGCCGGGGACGCGGCGGGACGGGAACTGGCTGATCGGCACCGGCATGGCCACCGCCTGCTACCCGGTCGCCCCCCTCGCCAACCCGCAGCGCGCCCGCGCACGCCTCTACGCCGACGGCACGGCGGTCGTCCAGGCCGCCACCCCCGACTTCGGTACGGGCGTCGCCACGGTGATGGCCCAGGTCGCCGCGGACGGTCTCGGGGTGAGCGTGGAGCGCTGCCGCTTCGAGAACGGTGACACCGATCTGCCCAACATCGCCGCCGCGGTGGGCTCGGCGGGGGCCGGCATGATCAGCGCGGCCGTGCACAGCGCGGCCAGCGCCCTGCGCCGGCAGCTCATCAGGAGCGCCGTCGGCGACCCCGGCTCACCGCTGCACGGCGCCGACCCGGTCGACGTCGTCGTGCACGACGGCGTGATCACCGCCGGGACCGCCTCCGAGTCGTACAGCGACCTGCTGCGGCGCACCTTCCGGCCGGACGCCGAGGCCGCGGGGCAGTGGAAGCCGCCCGCACACGACACCCCCTACGCGATGATGACCTTCGGCGCCCAGTTCGCCGAGGTCGCCGTGGACGCCGAGCTGGGCCTGGTCCGGGTGCGGCGGATGACCGGGGCCTTCGCGCCCGGCCGGGTGCTCAACCCGAAGACGGCCCGCAGCCAGCTGATGGGCGGCATGCTGTGGGGCCTTGGCCAGGCCCTCCTGGAGGCCAACCACATGCGGCCCGACACCGGCCGCTGGGTCAACTCGAGCCTCGGGGAGTACCTCGTCCCGGTCAACGCGGACGCCCCCGACGTCGACGTCGAGCTCATCGAGGTCGAGGACGACATCGTCAACCCCCTGGGCGTCAAGGGGGTCGGTGAGATCGGCCAGGTCGGTGCGGCGGCCGCGATCGCCAACGCCGTGCACCACGCCACCGGGCGGCGGGTGCGCAGACTGCCGATCATGATCGAGGACCTTCTCTGA
- a CDS encoding FAD binding domain-containing protein produces the protein MRPITYLRATDTATAVAAVSTDPTSDFLAGGTTEVDLLRQNVLNPRRLVDINDLPLAGIEGTPEGGLRIGALARMSDVAAATVVRERFPLIAQALELGASAQLRNMASMGGNLLQRVRCSYFRDAESPCNKRDPGTGCSAIEGFSRGHAVLGTSEHCIATHPSDVAVALAALDARVHTLGPNGERAYAFDDFFLLPGDSPHREHPMEHGELITAIEVPAAPVARHSLYLKVRDRESYEFALVSVAAALSVVDGTIADVRMALGGVATKPWRARRAEDFLIGAALNRDNLALAGRVEMADARPTSMNAFKVELAQRAIVRALDTLSDGTGTGLAPRPGTGSPS, from the coding sequence GTGCGGCCCATCACCTACCTCCGCGCGACCGACACGGCGACCGCCGTAGCGGCCGTGAGCACGGACCCCACCAGTGACTTCCTCGCCGGGGGGACCACCGAGGTCGACCTGCTCCGCCAGAACGTGCTGAACCCCCGACGGCTCGTCGACATCAACGACCTCCCCCTCGCCGGCATCGAAGGCACCCCCGAAGGCGGGCTGCGCATCGGCGCGCTGGCGCGGATGAGCGACGTCGCGGCGGCGACCGTGGTCCGCGAGCGTTTTCCGCTGATCGCGCAGGCACTGGAGCTGGGAGCGTCCGCGCAACTGCGCAACATGGCGTCCATGGGAGGCAACCTGCTGCAACGCGTGCGCTGTTCGTACTTCCGTGACGCCGAGTCCCCCTGCAACAAACGTGACCCCGGCACCGGCTGCTCGGCCATCGAGGGCTTCAGTCGCGGTCACGCCGTACTCGGCACCAGCGAGCACTGCATCGCCACCCACCCCTCGGACGTCGCCGTGGCCCTGGCCGCGCTGGACGCGCGCGTGCACACCCTGGGCCCGAACGGCGAACGGGCCTACGCCTTCGACGACTTCTTCCTCCTCCCCGGTGACTCCCCGCACCGCGAGCACCCCATGGAACACGGTGAGCTGATCACCGCGATCGAGGTGCCCGCCGCACCCGTGGCACGCCACTCCCTGTACCTGAAGGTGCGGGACCGCGAGTCGTACGAGTTCGCGCTCGTCTCGGTCGCGGCGGCGCTGTCCGTGGTGGACGGCACGATCGCGGACGTGCGGATGGCGCTGGGCGGCGTGGCCACCAAGCCCTGGCGGGCCAGGCGTGCGGAGGACTTCCTCATCGGCGCGGCCCTGAACCGGGACAACCTCGCCCTCGCCGGGCGCGTCGAGATGGCCGACGCCCGGCCGACCTCCATGAACGCCTTCAAGGTCGAACTCGCCCAGCGCGCGATCGTCCGAGCCCTGGACACGCTCAGCGACGGAACGGGAACGGGGCTCGCGCCCCGGCCCGGGACCGGGAGCCCGTCATGA
- a CDS encoding (2Fe-2S)-binding protein has translation MSTIGPAVTGAGIARAERGPGPVQVRLSINGTEHTVDIEPRVSLLDALRERLDLTGAKKGCDQGTCGACTVWVDGRRVLACLTLAMTCEGREITTVEGLARDGEPHPMQQAFVEQDAFQCGYCTPGQIMSAVALIAEGHAGDDAEIKEWMSGNICRCAAYPHIRAAIRAVRDQT, from the coding sequence ATGTCCACCATCGGCCCTGCCGTCACCGGAGCAGGCATCGCACGGGCGGAACGAGGCCCCGGCCCTGTGCAGGTCAGACTGTCGATCAACGGCACCGAGCACACCGTCGACATCGAGCCGCGCGTGAGCCTGCTGGACGCCCTCCGGGAGCGCCTCGACCTGACCGGCGCGAAAAAGGGCTGTGACCAGGGCACCTGCGGCGCCTGCACCGTGTGGGTCGACGGACGGCGCGTGCTGGCCTGCCTCACGCTGGCGATGACCTGCGAAGGCCGCGAGATCACCACCGTCGAAGGGCTCGCCCGGGACGGGGAGCCGCATCCGATGCAGCAGGCCTTCGTCGAGCAGGACGCCTTCCAGTGCGGTTACTGCACTCCCGGCCAGATCATGTCCGCCGTGGCACTGATCGCCGAAGGGCACGCCGGGGACGACGCCGAGATCAAGGAGTGGATGAGCGGCAACATCTGCCGCTGCGCCGCCTATCCGCACATCCGGGCTGCCATCCGTGCCGTCCGCGACCAGACGTAG
- a CDS encoding alpha/beta fold hydrolase, giving the protein MGTVTTSDGTTIFYKDWGPRDGQPIVFHHGWPLSADDWDNQMVFFLAQGFRVIAHDRRGHGRSGQPSGGHEMDTYAADVAALTDALDLKDAVHIGHSTGGGEVARYVARAKPGRVAKAALVGAVPPVMVKSESNPGGTPIEVFDEFRASLAANRAQFYIDVPSGPFYGFNREGAKVSQGLIDNWWRQGMMGAANAHYECIKAFSETDFTEDLKQIEVPVLVAHGTDDQVVPYDDSAPLSVELLKHGTLKSYEGFPHGMLSTHPEVLNPDLLEFVRS; this is encoded by the coding sequence ATGGGCACGGTCACCACTTCCGACGGCACGACCATCTTCTACAAGGACTGGGGTCCGCGCGACGGGCAACCGATCGTCTTCCATCACGGCTGGCCGCTCAGTGCCGACGACTGGGACAACCAGATGGTGTTCTTCCTGGCCCAGGGCTTCCGTGTGATCGCCCACGACCGGCGCGGACACGGGCGCTCCGGCCAGCCCTCGGGCGGCCACGAGATGGACACCTACGCCGCGGACGTGGCGGCGCTGACCGACGCGCTCGACCTCAAGGACGCCGTGCACATCGGACACTCGACCGGCGGCGGCGAGGTCGCACGCTATGTGGCGCGGGCCAAGCCGGGCCGTGTCGCCAAGGCCGCGCTGGTCGGTGCGGTTCCGCCCGTCATGGTCAAGTCCGAGAGCAATCCGGGCGGTACGCCGATCGAGGTCTTCGACGAGTTCCGCGCCTCCCTCGCCGCCAACCGCGCCCAGTTCTACATCGACGTGCCGTCGGGGCCGTTCTACGGATTCAACCGGGAGGGCGCCAAGGTGTCGCAGGGCCTGATCGACAACTGGTGGCGACAGGGGATGATGGGCGCTGCCAACGCCCACTACGAGTGCATCAAGGCGTTCTCCGAGACCGACTTCACGGAGGACCTCAAGCAGATCGAGGTGCCGGTGCTCGTCGCGCACGGCACCGACGACCAGGTCGTGCCCTACGACGACTCCGCGCCGCTGTCGGTGGAACTCCTCAAGCACGGCACCCTGAAGTCGTACGAAGGGTTCCCGCACGGCATGCTCTCGACCCACCCGGAGGTCCTCAACCCCGACCTCCTGGAGTTCGTGCGGTCCTAG
- a CDS encoding PI-PLC domain-containing protein, whose protein sequence is MRRTPHALLAATAALAAAVVAPSPPAGAAAAAPASAAYYLQSATTGLNAADIQGAVEQRRPKGDEDRQQWNLRPSGSSYVLESTDATGTCLGRSGDRARTVACASADAAWDITATGADDRYTLKVPGTDRHLTLAPKPPGANYPAQLAIGAPGALASWYLTPVTPATGPMPPEDRRTLDQVTFLTAHNAYANGVDGGFAPPFVNLVPNQSRGITQQLADGVRGFMLDIHQTPDGAILCHNSCTLVGRPVALWVDLQRIVDFLKTRPDQFVTVFLEDYVDPGVLRAELARVNGLDDVLYRPDRTGVRENGWPRLADLIAADDRLLIFTDHSRSADQSAGLTRDTFGVMYQREWTVENHWSMGPGIGSSDWSCYSRWYDANTNIPLTRTEPGFRPLFVMNHFRDVPITATVRTDNAKLADRARRFCLPAARKKPNFLAVDHYDLGDTGSAVNALNSHTYP, encoded by the coding sequence ATGCGTCGCACCCCCCACGCCCTGCTCGCCGCGACCGCCGCGCTGGCCGCCGCGGTCGTGGCGCCCTCGCCTCCGGCCGGGGCCGCGGCGGCGGCCCCGGCCTCCGCCGCCTACTACCTGCAGAGCGCCACCACCGGCCTCAACGCGGCCGATATCCAAGGCGCGGTCGAACAGCGCAGACCCAAGGGCGACGAGGACCGCCAGCAGTGGAACCTGCGGCCGAGCGGATCGTCGTACGTCCTCGAAAGCACGGACGCCACGGGCACCTGTCTCGGCCGCTCCGGCGACCGGGCGCGCACCGTCGCCTGCGCGAGCGCCGACGCGGCCTGGGACATCACGGCCACCGGCGCAGACGACCGGTACACGCTGAAGGTCCCCGGCACCGACCGCCACCTCACGCTCGCCCCCAAGCCCCCCGGCGCCAACTACCCGGCCCAGCTGGCGATCGGCGCGCCCGGCGCCCTCGCCTCCTGGTACCTCACTCCCGTCACCCCGGCCACCGGCCCCATGCCACCCGAGGACCGGCGCACCCTGGACCAGGTCACGTTCCTGACCGCGCACAACGCCTACGCCAACGGCGTCGACGGCGGCTTCGCCCCGCCCTTCGTGAACCTCGTCCCGAACCAGTCCCGCGGCATCACTCAGCAACTTGCCGACGGCGTACGGGGATTCATGCTCGACATCCACCAGACACCCGACGGCGCGATCCTCTGCCACAACAGCTGCACCCTGGTCGGCAGGCCGGTCGCCCTCTGGGTCGACCTGCAGCGGATCGTGGACTTCCTGAAGACCCGCCCGGACCAGTTCGTCACCGTCTTCCTGGAGGACTACGTCGACCCGGGCGTCCTGCGCGCCGAACTCGCCCGCGTGAACGGCCTGGACGACGTCCTGTACCGCCCCGACCGGACGGGCGTCCGCGAGAACGGCTGGCCCCGGCTCGCCGACCTGATCGCCGCCGACGACCGGCTGCTGATCTTCACCGACCACAGCCGCTCCGCCGACCAGTCCGCGGGGCTGACCCGGGACACCTTCGGCGTGATGTACCAGCGGGAGTGGACGGTGGAGAACCACTGGTCCATGGGCCCGGGCATCGGCTCCTCCGACTGGTCCTGCTACAGCCGCTGGTACGACGCGAACACCAACATCCCGCTGACCCGCACGGAGCCCGGCTTCCGCCCGCTGTTCGTGATGAACCACTTCCGTGACGTGCCGATCACCGCGACCGTCCGCACGGACAACGCCAAACTCGCCGACCGCGCCCGCCGGTTCTGCCTGCCGGCCGCCCGCAAGAAGCCCAACTTCCTCGCGGTGGACCACTACGACCTGGGCGACACCGGCTCCGCGGTGAACGCCCTGAACAGCCACACGTATCCGTGA
- a CDS encoding saccharopine dehydrogenase family protein, giving the protein MTRQTSARAPLDGRILVAGGYGAVGAVVTSALNAWFPGRAVPGGRDAERVRRLGGVQVDVSDPDGFGRELAALGDVGMVVLCVEPPDASIARVCLERGIHLVDVGATARLLDAVAELSPIAAATGATAVLSVGVAPGLTNLLARRAHRDVGGARSVDITLLFGAGERHGADALRWTIAGLAEPVRAAPRLVPLPGFGTRTAYPFPFSDQHTLPHTLGVPDVTTRLCLDSRPLTAALFALRRTGLVRLIGRPRAQRRVARALAGVHLGGDGFVVRVDARSGGRHAAYALTGREQSRVTGLVAAHTARALLDGRGFPAGVHHIDELPALAGLPEDLVRHGDIGLLRRAAPTGGQRS; this is encoded by the coding sequence ATGACCAGGCAGACGTCTGCGCGGGCGCCCCTCGACGGGCGCATTCTCGTCGCCGGTGGCTACGGCGCCGTCGGCGCCGTCGTCACCTCGGCGCTCAACGCGTGGTTCCCGGGCCGGGCGGTGCCGGGCGGGCGGGACGCGGAACGGGTGCGCCGACTCGGCGGCGTCCAGGTGGACGTCAGCGACCCGGACGGGTTCGGACGGGAGCTGGCGGCACTCGGCGACGTGGGCATGGTGGTGCTGTGCGTGGAGCCGCCCGACGCGTCGATCGCCCGGGTCTGCCTGGAGCGCGGGATCCATCTCGTCGACGTCGGCGCCACCGCCCGACTCCTGGACGCCGTGGCCGAGTTGAGCCCGATCGCGGCGGCCACGGGAGCCACGGCGGTGCTCAGCGTGGGCGTGGCCCCCGGGCTGACGAACCTGCTCGCCCGGCGCGCCCATCGGGACGTCGGCGGGGCGCGGAGCGTGGACATCACGCTGTTGTTCGGCGCCGGCGAGCGGCACGGCGCGGACGCCCTGCGCTGGACGATCGCCGGTCTGGCCGAGCCGGTGCGGGCCGCTCCCCGCCTGGTTCCGCTTCCGGGGTTCGGCACCAGGACGGCGTACCCCTTCCCCTTCTCCGACCAGCACACACTCCCCCACACCCTGGGCGTCCCGGACGTGACGACCCGGCTGTGCCTGGACTCGCGCCCGCTGACCGCCGCGCTGTTCGCGCTGCGCCGTACGGGACTGGTCCGGCTGATCGGCCGGCCGCGGGCGCAGCGGAGGGTGGCCCGCGCCCTGGCGGGCGTGCATCTCGGCGGGGACGGGTTCGTGGTGCGCGTGGACGCCCGAAGCGGCGGACGGCACGCGGCCTACGCGCTCACGGGGCGGGAACAGAGCCGGGTCACCGGCCTGGTGGCGGCGCACACGGCGCGGGCTCTGCTCGACGGGAGGGGGTTTCCCGCCGGAGTGCACCACATCGACGAACTGCCCGCACTGGCCGGGCTGCCCGAGGACCTGGTCCGGCACGGCGACATCGGGCTGCTGCGCCGGGCGGCGCCGACCGGCGGACAGCGGTCCTGA
- the polX gene encoding DNA polymerase/3'-5' exonuclease PolX, translated as MARSNDEVAALFAEYADLISITGGDAFRARVYEKAARAIGGHHADVSGLDVKGLQEIPNVGKSIAEKIVEYFGTGQVSAVEELRARIPAGVRRLTAIPTLGPKKAMAIYQELGISSIEELADAIHGERLRDLKGFGPKTEENILHGIALLQSSGDRVMLDAATDVAEGIVAQLSNVTGCLRCAYAGSLRRVRETIGDVDVLAAAEDSEPLMRAFTGLPETAEVVAHGTTKTSIRTTKGLAVDLRVVPPDSWGAALQYFTGSKAHNIRTRELAVHRGLKLSEYGLFDVESGERIVSATEEDVYARLGLPWIPPTLREDRGEVQAGLRGELPELVQESDVRGDLHTHTDLTDGLAPLEEMVAAAAERGHAYYAITDHAPNLSMQRMTDERMLAQRERVRELDEEYGRRGRRSGMRLLHGVELNIDPDGEVDWPDEFLAEFDLCVASVHSHFNQAPDAMTQRFLRACENPYVNIIGHPTTRIIGKRPGVDADLDAVFAACARTGTALEINSHPDRLDLNDEHILRAKRHGAKFAIDSDAHSTLHLAHLRYGVGTAQRGWLTTDDVINTWPLTRLRRFLRKGRTGTV; from the coding sequence GTGGCTCGTTCCAACGATGAGGTCGCCGCGCTGTTCGCCGAGTACGCGGACCTGATCTCGATCACCGGGGGAGACGCGTTCCGGGCGCGGGTGTACGAGAAGGCCGCCCGGGCGATCGGCGGCCACCACGCGGACGTGTCAGGGCTCGACGTCAAGGGCCTCCAGGAAATCCCCAACGTCGGCAAGTCCATCGCGGAGAAGATCGTCGAGTACTTCGGCACCGGGCAGGTGTCCGCGGTCGAGGAGCTGCGGGCGCGCATCCCCGCGGGGGTCCGGCGGCTGACGGCCATCCCCACGCTCGGCCCGAAGAAGGCCATGGCGATCTACCAGGAACTGGGCATCTCCTCGATCGAGGAACTGGCCGACGCCATTCACGGGGAGCGGCTGCGGGACCTGAAGGGCTTCGGCCCCAAGACGGAGGAGAACATCCTGCACGGCATCGCCCTGCTGCAGTCCTCCGGGGACCGCGTCATGCTCGACGCCGCCACGGACGTCGCCGAGGGCATCGTCGCCCAGCTGTCGAACGTGACCGGCTGCCTGCGGTGCGCGTACGCCGGTTCGCTGCGCCGCGTCCGCGAGACGATCGGGGACGTCGACGTCCTCGCCGCCGCCGAGGACTCGGAGCCGCTGATGCGGGCCTTCACCGGCCTGCCGGAGACCGCCGAGGTCGTCGCGCACGGTACGACCAAGACGTCGATCCGCACCACCAAGGGCCTCGCCGTCGACCTGCGGGTCGTGCCGCCGGACTCGTGGGGAGCGGCACTGCAGTACTTCACCGGCTCCAAGGCGCACAACATCCGCACCCGGGAGCTGGCCGTGCACCGGGGGCTCAAGCTCTCCGAGTACGGGCTGTTCGACGTCGAGAGCGGAGAGAGGATCGTCTCCGCCACGGAGGAGGACGTCTACGCCCGGCTCGGTCTGCCCTGGATTCCGCCGACCCTGCGCGAGGACCGCGGAGAGGTGCAGGCCGGGCTGCGCGGCGAACTGCCCGAGCTGGTCCAGGAGTCCGACGTCCGGGGCGACCTGCACACCCACACCGACCTCACCGACGGTCTCGCCCCGCTGGAGGAGATGGTCGCTGCGGCCGCCGAACGCGGCCACGCCTACTACGCGATCACCGACCACGCGCCCAACTTGTCCATGCAGCGCATGACCGACGAGCGGATGCTGGCCCAGCGCGAGCGGGTACGGGAGCTGGACGAGGAGTACGGGCGGCGCGGCAGGCGGAGCGGGATGCGGCTGCTGCACGGCGTGGAGCTGAACATCGACCCGGACGGCGAAGTGGACTGGCCGGACGAGTTCCTGGCGGAGTTCGACCTGTGCGTGGCCTCGGTGCACTCGCACTTCAACCAGGCGCCCGACGCGATGACCCAGCGGTTCCTGCGGGCCTGCGAGAACCCGTACGTCAACATCATCGGCCACCCCACCACCCGCATCATCGGCAAGCGTCCCGGCGTCGACGCCGACCTCGACGCGGTCTTCGCCGCCTGCGCCCGCACCGGCACGGCCCTGGAGATCAACTCCCATCCCGACCGGCTCGACCTCAACGACGAGCACATCCTGCGGGCCAAGCGGCACGGGGCGAAGTTCGCCATCGACAGCGACGCCCACTCCACCCTCCACCTGGCGCACCTGCGCTACGGCGTGGGCACGGCGCAGCGCGGGTGGCTCACCACGGACGACGTGATCAACACCTGGCCGCTGACCCGCCTGCGGCGCTTCCTGCGCAAGGGCCGGACGGGCACGGTGTAG
- a CDS encoding acyl-CoA dehydrogenase family protein, with protein MTTTPHPLVTRARQLADGLLTPNAETVDRTEVPAGHIEAIKGSGLLGIGAPEDYGGSAAPASVAREIAEILSGACCSTWFVQTQHHTPVATLMKGAAPVRERLLGPLARGELLSGVAYAHLRTYPRRPVRVVRERGGWRFDGTVPWYTGWGLNDVMLLAGVTGAGEAVFAFAEAREQPGLRASPPIRLAALTAARTVSLELDGLWLPEEAVALRTPYERWAAEDRPKTVAASPAVFGVAEAALALLDDDTAGPLRTRLSGVRDHAYALADEAAPHEHLDERLALRLRSHEVLSAATTAAVVSGGGRSMVLSSKAQRLAREALFLLVQGQTAESRRAHLDALAS; from the coding sequence ATGACCACCACACCGCACCCGCTCGTCACCCGCGCCCGGCAGCTGGCGGACGGCCTCCTCACCCCGAACGCCGAGACGGTGGACCGGACGGAGGTGCCCGCCGGCCACATCGAGGCGATCAAAGGGTCCGGGCTGCTGGGGATCGGCGCGCCCGAGGACTACGGCGGTTCGGCCGCGCCCGCGTCGGTGGCCCGGGAGATCGCGGAGATCCTGTCGGGTGCGTGCTGCTCGACCTGGTTCGTGCAGACCCAGCACCACACGCCGGTCGCGACGCTGATGAAGGGCGCGGCGCCGGTGCGGGAGCGGCTGCTGGGACCGCTGGCCCGCGGTGAGCTGCTGTCCGGGGTGGCGTACGCGCATCTGCGGACGTACCCCCGCAGGCCGGTGCGGGTGGTCCGGGAGCGTGGCGGGTGGCGGTTCGACGGGACCGTGCCCTGGTACACCGGGTGGGGCCTGAACGACGTGATGCTGCTGGCCGGCGTGACCGGCGCCGGCGAGGCCGTGTTCGCGTTCGCCGAGGCGCGCGAGCAGCCGGGGCTGCGCGCCTCGCCGCCGATCCGGCTCGCCGCGCTCACCGCGGCGCGCACGGTGTCGCTGGAGCTGGACGGGCTGTGGCTGCCCGAGGAGGCGGTGGCGCTGCGGACGCCGTACGAGCGGTGGGCCGCCGAGGACCGCCCCAAGACGGTTGCCGCCTCCCCCGCCGTCTTCGGTGTCGCCGAGGCCGCCCTCGCCCTCCTGGACGACGACACCGCCGGCCCGCTGCGCACCCGCCTCTCCGGCGTCCGGGACCACGCCTACGCGCTGGCCGACGAGGCGGCACCGCACGAGCACCTGGACGAGCGGCTGGCGCTGAGGCTGCGGTCGCACGAGGTGCTGAGTGCGGCGACCACGGCGGCGGTGGTGTCCGGCGGCGGCCGGTCGATGGTCCTGTCCAGCAAGGCCCAGCGGCTCGCCCGTGAGGCCCTGTTCCTGCTCGTCCAGGGGCAGACCGCCGAGTCACGGCGAGCGCACCTCGACGCCCTGGCCTCATGA
- a CDS encoding SPW repeat protein — MANVHPTRGDTRGDITSHPDALEMRDRYARMLGGRDVALVDGPVFLLGLYCAVSPWVVHYAASQPALATHNLIVGIAIGLLALGFTRAPERMYGLSWAMCALGVWMIISPWIVGANPDAGVVWNNVIIGALALVLGLVCAGTAAKSAPKP; from the coding sequence ATGGCCAATGTCCACCCCACCAGAGGTGACACCAGAGGTGACATCACCAGCCACCCCGACGCCCTGGAGATGCGGGACCGGTACGCCCGCATGCTCGGCGGCCGTGATGTGGCACTCGTGGACGGACCCGTGTTCCTGCTGGGTCTGTACTGCGCCGTGTCCCCCTGGGTGGTCCACTACGCCGCCAGTCAGCCCGCACTCGCGACCCACAACCTGATCGTCGGGATAGCGATCGGACTGCTGGCACTCGGGTTCACACGGGCCCCGGAGCGCATGTACGGCCTCAGCTGGGCCATGTGCGCACTCGGCGTGTGGATGATCATCTCCCCGTGGATCGTCGGCGCGAACCCGGACGCCGGCGTCGTCTGGAACAACGTCATCATCGGCGCTCTCGCCCTGGTCCTGGGCCTGGTGTGCGCCGGTACGGCGGCGAAGAGCGCCCCCAAGCCGTAG